From a region of the Impatiens glandulifera chromosome 4, dImpGla2.1, whole genome shotgun sequence genome:
- the LOC124935904 gene encoding histone-lysine N-methyltransferase, H3 lysine-9 specific SUVH1-like, with product MMEQGLGSESIPTSATLDKSRIFNVKPLRCLEPMFPSSSSGTSSFSSPQSASFVCTPPTGPFPPGVTSFFPFISHNGSVSQDWPHSVNGNGYMMNKCNQNMGSSKGESTRKKMRNSEDGDGDGDDIDADIEMVANSFLSSYDLMRFDSSSQAEGDKESVNFVLMMFDLLRRKIIQHEDSKGGTSSIIARNANLKAGAFLLNRGIRTNTQKKIGAVSGIEVGDIFFFRMELCVVGMHAPPMAGIDYMSMKIVSDEESVAVGIVSSGGYEDNDDDDDNGEILIYSGQGGNMNRKDKDVTISDQKLIKGNLALEKSLHKGNDIRVIRGMKDLAHPTGKVYFYDGLYRVQESWVEKGKAGYNNFKYKLGRVPGQPQAFTLWKSIQRWKESISSRNGVILTDLTFGAENLPVCVVNEVDNEKNPASFTYSTSLKNVKPINSCKSCSCRGGCQPGNLNCCCVHKNEGSLSYSSLGVALSSNSLIYECGSSCLCPLNCRNRISQAGLKVQLEVFKTKNKGWGVRSWDPIRAGAFICEYAGEIVEKSNDDDDYVFDMSRTYKSNGYVKVPYPVVISSRKIGNVGRFMNHSCDPNVYWLPISRGNNDNESDIHIGLFAIRNIAPMNELSFDYGIPFESGKEKKRKKCLCGSLHSCRGYYF from the coding sequence ATGATGGAACAAGGTTTAGGATCTGAGTCAATACCTACATCTGCAACTCTAGATAAATCTCGAATCTTTAATGTCAAGCCATTGCGTTGTCTTGAGCCAATGTTTCCTTCATCATCTTCTGGTACATCTTCATTTTCATCTCCCCAATCTGCTTCATTTGTATGTACCCCTCCAACTGGACCTTTTCCACCTGGAGTTACATCGTTTTTTCCATTCATTTCTCACAATGGGTCTGTTAGTCAAGACTGGCCTCATTCTGTAAATGGAAATGGTTACATGATGAATAAATGTAATCAGAATATGGGTAGTTCAAAAGGGGAGAGTACTCGGAAAAAGATGAGAAACTCTGAAGATGgtgatggagatggagatgatATTGATGCTGATATTGAGATGGTTGCTAACAGTTTCTTGTCATCATATGATCTTATGAGGTTTGATTCCTCGTCGCAAGCTGAAGGGGACAAGGAATCAGTTAATTTTGTCCTTATGATGTTTGATTTACTGAGGAGAAAGATTATCCAACATGAAGATTCTAAAGGAGGTACGTCGTCGATAATCGCGAGGAATGCTAACCTTAAGGCTGGTGCATTCTTGTTGAATAGAGGAATCAGAACGAATACCCAAAAGAAGATTGGAGCTGTCTCAGGAATTGAAGttggggatattttctttttcaggaTGGAACTTTGTGTGGTGGGAATGCATGCTCCTCCAATGGCTGGGATTGATTACATGAGTATGAAGATAGTTTCCGACGAAGAATCTGTTGCTGTTGGTATTGTCTCGTCTGGAGGATACGaggataatgatgatgatgatgataacgGAGAAATCTTGATTTACAGTGGTCAAGGTGGGAACATGAATAGGAAAGACAAAGATGTAACTATAAGCGATCAGAAACTCATAAAAGGTAATCTTGCTTTGGAGAAGAGCTTGCATAAAGGTAACGATATACGAGTAATTCGTGGTATGAAGGATCTTGCCCATCCAACTGGGAAGGTGTATTTCTATGATGGTCTTTACAGAGTTCAGGAATCCTGGGTGGAGAAAGGTAAAGCAGGATACAATAATTTCAAGTATAAACTTGGTAGAGTACCTGGTCAGCCTCAGGCTTTTACATTGTGGAAATCGATTCAGCGTTGGAAGGAAAGTATTTCTTCGAGAAATGGGGTTATCCTGACAGATCTTACGTTTGGGGCTGAAAATCTTCCTGTTTGTGTTGTAAACGAAGTTGATAACGAAAAAAATCCTGCTTCTTTCACTTACAGTACCAGTCTCAAGAATGTTAAACCAATTAATTCGTGTAAAAGCTGCAGTTGCAGAGGTGGATGTCAACCGGGCAATTTAAACTGCTGTTGTGTTCATAAAAATGAAGGTTCACTTAGTTATTCGAGTTTGGGAGTTGCATTAAGTTCAAATTCATTGATATATGAATGTGGTTCCTCTTGCTTATGTCCTCTTAACTGTCGCAATAGAATTTCTCAGGCTGGATTGAAAGTTCAGTTGGAGGTGTTTAAGACGAAGAACAAAGGTTGGGGGGTTAGGTCATGGGATCCTATTCGAGCTGGAGCTTTTATATGTGAATATGCAGGGGAAATTGTTGAGAAAtctaatgatgatgatgactatGTTTTTGATATGTCGCGTACTTATAAGTCGAATGGATATGTTAAAGTACCATATCCGGTGGTTATTAGCTCGAGAAAAATTGGGAATGTAGGTCGGTTTATGAATCATAGTTGTGATCCTAATGTTTATTGGCTTCCGATTTCGCGTGGAAATAATGATAATGAATCCGATATCCATATTGGTTTATTTGCAATTAGAAATATTGCTCCCATGAATGAATTGAGTTTTGATTATGGTATACCATTTGAATCTGgtaaagagaaaaaaaggaagaaatgttTATGTGGATCATTACATAGTTGCAGAGGTTACTATTTCTAA
- the LOC124935906 gene encoding leucine-rich repeat protein 1-like: MADSVFNRYMIINFHLFSAILLSIWMLPSTVRGNSEGDALYTLRRSLSDPNNVLQSWDPNLVTPCTWFHITCNQDRRVTRVDLGNTNLSGHLVPELGKLEHLQYLELYKNNIQGSIPKELGNLKNLISLDLYGNNISGTIPPSLGKLKSLVFLRLNDNQLTGPIPRELVGISMLKVVDVSNNNLCGTIPTVGPFEHIPINSFDNNPRLEGPELLGLASYKTNCS; this comes from the exons ATGGCTGATTCCGTCTTCAATCGCTACATGATCATCAACTTTCATCTCTTTTCAGCTATTCTACTGTCGATTTGGATGCTTCCATCGACGGTCAGAGGAAATTCGGAAGGGGATGCTCTGTACACGCTTCGCCGAAGTCTGTCCGATCCGAACAACGTTCTACAAAGCTGGGATCCCAATCTTGTTACTCCTTGTACTTGGTTTCATATCACTTGCAATCAAGACAGACGTGTCACGCGAGT GGATCTAGGCAATACAAACTTGTCTGGCCATCTTGTTCCTGAACTTGGAAAGCTTGAACACTTGCAATACTT GGagctttataaaaataacatacaaGGTTCCATTCCCAAAGAACTTGGCAATTTGAAGAACTTAATTAGCTTGGATCTGTATGGCAACAACATTTCAGGAACAATCCCTCCCTCATTAGGGAAGTTGAAGTCTCTTGTTTTCTT GCGACTTAATGATAATCAGCTAACTGGCCCAATTCCAAGGGAGCTTGTTGGTATTTCTATGCTGAAAGTTGT CGATGTCTCAAACAACAATCTTTGTGGAACAATCCCTACTGTTGGCCCCTTTGAGCACATTCCAATAAACAG CTTTGATAACAATCCGAGACTAGAAGGCCCGGAGTTGCTAGGACTTGCAAGTTACAAGACAAACTGTTCTTGA
- the LOC124935905 gene encoding L-galactono-1,4-lactone dehydrogenase, mitochondrial, which translates to MYRSSNMKRSLQSILRNHHYYQNPTFSRPNSISNLTRPFCSSSPPPASSPESEIRKYIGYSILLLGCGIGTYYSFPFPENAKHKKAQLFRYAPLPDDLHTVSNWSGTHEVQTRVFLQPESLQELEAFVKDANEKKQKIRPVGSGLSPNGIGLTRAGMVNLGLMDKVLEVDKEKKIVRVQAGIRVQQLVDSIKEYGITLQNFASIREQQIGGIVQVGAHGTGARLPPIDEQVISMKLVTPSKGTIELSKENNPDLFYLARCGLGGLGVVAEVTLQCVERQQLVEHTFISTTKDIKKNHKNYLSENKHVKYLYIPYTDAVVVVTCNPISKWKGVPKFKPKYTNDEAIQHVRDLYQESLKKYRSGVAGVKSPEEDEQDITELSFTELRDKLLALDPLSKDHVIKVNQAEAEFWRKSEGYRVGWSDEILGFDCGGQQWVSETCFPAGTLSKPSMKDLQYIEEVMQLIEKEGIPAPAPIEQRWTTRSRSSMSLASSPAEDDIFSWVGIIMYLPTMDARQRKDITEKFFHYRHLTQKQLWDHYSAFEHWAKIEVPKDKDELAILQARLRKRFPVDEYNKARTELDPNRILSNNMLEKFFPRSDASP; encoded by the exons atgtatcgATCTTCAAATATGAAGCGATCACTTCAATCAATCCTTCGCAATCACCATTACTACCAAAACCCCACATTTTCACGTCCCAATTCCATCTCAAATCTCACTCGCCCTTTCTGCTCATCATCTCCACCGCCAGCATCATCGCCAGAATCGGAGATTCGTAAATACATCGGCTATTCGATTCTCTTACTAGGCTGCGGCATTGGCACCTACTATTCATTCCCCTTCCCCGAAAACGCCAAACACAAGAAAGCCCAGCTCTTTCGCTACGCTCCTCTTCCCGATGATCTTCATACTGTTTCCAATTGGAGTGGTACCCATGAGGTCCAAACCCGGGTTTTTCTTCAGCCGGAGAGTCTTCAAGAGTTGGAAGCATTCGTGAAGGACGCTAATGAGAAGAAACAGAAGATTCGTCCTGTGGGTTCTGGTCTTTCCCCAAATGGGATTGGTCTGACTAGGGCTGGAATGGTTAACTTGGGTCTTATGGATAAGGTTTTGGAGGTTGATAAGGAGAAGAAGATTGTTAGGGTTCAAGCTGGTATTCGTGTACAACAATTGGTGGATTCTATTAAAGAATATGGAATCACATTGCAGAATTTTGCTTCTATTAGGGAACAACAGATTGGTGGCATCGTTCAG GTGGGTGCTCATGGAACTGGAGCTAGATTACCTCCAATCGATGAACAGGTTATCAGCATGAAATTGGTTACCCCTTCGAAAGGAACAATAGAACTTTCGAAAGAGAACAACCCAGATCTCTTTTATCTGGCTCGATGTGGACTTGGTGGACTTGGTGTGGTTGCTGAAGTCACTCTTCAGTGTGTCGAAAGACAACAGCTTGTAGAACATACATTTATCTCCACCACGAAAGATATCAAGAAGAATCACAA GAATTATTTGTCGGAGAACAAGCATGTTAAATACCTTTATATACCATATACAGATGCTGTAGTTGTTGTTACATGTAATCCAATTTCCAAATGGAAAGGTGTGCCCAAGTTCAAACCGAAATATACTAACGATGAAGCTATACAGCATGTTCGTGATTTATATCAAGAGTCTCTCAAGAAGTACAG AAGTGGAGTGGCTGGTGTTAAATCTCCAGAAGAGGACGAACAAGACATAACCGAGCTTTCATTTACTGAACTAAGGGATAAACTTCTTGCTCTCGATCCTCTCAGCAAAGATCATGTTATAAAGGTCAATCAAGCTGAGGCTGAGTTCTGGAGGAAGTCGGAAGGGTATAGAGTGGGCTGGAGTGAtgaaattttgggttttgattGTGGAGGTCAACAATGGGTGTCTGAGACCTGTTTCCCTGCTGGAACTTTATCTAAGCCGAGCATGAAAGATCTTCAGTATATTGAAGAAGTAATGCAGCTTATAGAGAAAGAAGGAATTCCTGCACCCGCACCTATAGAACAACGATGGACTACAAGAAGCAGGAGTTCCATGAGTCTTGCTTCAAGCCCTGCTGAAGATGACATTTTCTCATGG GTTGGGATTATCATGTATCTTCCAACAATGGATGCTCGTCAGAGGAAGGATATCACGGAGAAGTTCTTCCATTACAGGCATTTAACTCAAAAACAATTGTGGGATCACTATTCTGCTTTTGAACATTGGGCCAAGATTGAG GTTCCGAAGGACAAGGACGAACTTGCTATCCTACAAGCGAGATTAAGGAAACGTTTTCCTGTGGATGAGTATAACAAAGCAAGAACAGAGCTTGATCCCAACCGCATCCTTTCTAATAACATGCTGGAGAAGTTTTTTCCTCGTTCAGATGCAAGTCCTTGA
- the LOC124936843 gene encoding uncharacterized protein LOC124936843 isoform X1, with protein MGLRFKDFPTDILQGRDVPPAHYTIKLESFSRLAKSSILKYTSDKFEVGNYKWELQIHPNGNNEKGGKDHISIYLNLVETSSLGPGWEVNVYFNFLVYDQLRDKYFSIPDSKVMRFHALKSQWGIAKFIDHDTFNDSSNGYLVKDTCVFGAEVFIIQQSRKLDVLSLLPEESRYNLVTHVWKVKSFSNLQLERYESDAFNCGDYKWRIRIYPNGNGEGKGNSISTFLCLDETTLPLDTKVCANVKFCIKNEDKSANFDYEVIGTHFRQSLSSWGSQKLMSLAKLRDPTTGFLVDDNIVIKVFVTIIGIVTAQ; from the exons ATGGGTCTAAGGTTTAAAGACTTTCCCACTGATATCTTACAAG GAAGAGATGTCCCACCCGCTCATTACACTATCAAATTGGAGTCATTCTCGAGATTGGCTAAATCCTCGATACTCAAATACACCTCCGATAAATTTGAAGTCGGTAACTACAAATG GGAATTGCAGATCCATCCCAATGGGAACAATGAGAAAGGAGGGAAAGATCATATTTCGATATATTTAAACTTGGTTGAAACTTCATCCCTTGGTCCCGGTTGGGAAGTGAACGTCTACTTCAATTTTCTTGTGTATGATCAAttaagagataaatattttagtatccCGGATTCAAAAGTGATGCGGTTTCACGCGTTAAAAAGCCAATGGGGAATTGCTAAATTCATTGATCACGATACTTTTAACGATTCTTCAAATGGATACCTAGTGAAAGACACTTGCGTGTTTGGTGCAGAGGTTTTTATAATCCAACAATCGCGAAAGTTGGATGTTTTGTCTTTATTGCCCGAAGAAAGTAGATATAATCTTGTCACCCATGTTTGGAAggttaaatcattttctaatcttCAGCTCGAACGCTACGAGTCTGATGCATTCAACTGCGGCGACTATAAATG GAGAATCAGAATCTATCCTAATGGAAATGGGGAGGGCAAAGGGAATAGCATTTCGACTTTTTTATGTTTGGATGAAACAACTCTTCCGCTTGATACTAAAGTTTGTGCCAATGTCAAATTTTGCATAAAAAATGAGGACAAATCGGCCAACTTTGATTACGAAG TGATCGGTACTCACTTTCGCCAATCATTATCAAGTTGGGGATCTCAAAAATTAATGTCATTGGCTAAACTACGAGATCCAACAACAGGGTTCTTGGTGGATGATAATATCGTTATTAAAGTATTTGTTACCATTATTGGGATTGTTACTGCACAATGA
- the LOC124936843 gene encoding uncharacterized protein LOC124936843 isoform X2 yields MLCRELQIHPNGNNEKGGKDHISIYLNLVETSSLGPGWEVNVYFNFLVYDQLRDKYFSIPDSKVMRFHALKSQWGIAKFIDHDTFNDSSNGYLVKDTCVFGAEVFIIQQSRKLDVLSLLPEESRYNLVTHVWKVKSFSNLQLERYESDAFNCGDYKWRIRIYPNGNGEGKGNSISTFLCLDETTLPLDTKVCANVKFCIKNEDKSANFDYEVIGTHFRQSLSSWGSQKLMSLAKLRDPTTGFLVDDNIVIKVFVTIIGIVTAQ; encoded by the exons ATG TTATGCAGGGAATTGCAGATCCATCCCAATGGGAACAATGAGAAAGGAGGGAAAGATCATATTTCGATATATTTAAACTTGGTTGAAACTTCATCCCTTGGTCCCGGTTGGGAAGTGAACGTCTACTTCAATTTTCTTGTGTATGATCAAttaagagataaatattttagtatccCGGATTCAAAAGTGATGCGGTTTCACGCGTTAAAAAGCCAATGGGGAATTGCTAAATTCATTGATCACGATACTTTTAACGATTCTTCAAATGGATACCTAGTGAAAGACACTTGCGTGTTTGGTGCAGAGGTTTTTATAATCCAACAATCGCGAAAGTTGGATGTTTTGTCTTTATTGCCCGAAGAAAGTAGATATAATCTTGTCACCCATGTTTGGAAggttaaatcattttctaatcttCAGCTCGAACGCTACGAGTCTGATGCATTCAACTGCGGCGACTATAAATG GAGAATCAGAATCTATCCTAATGGAAATGGGGAGGGCAAAGGGAATAGCATTTCGACTTTTTTATGTTTGGATGAAACAACTCTTCCGCTTGATACTAAAGTTTGTGCCAATGTCAAATTTTGCATAAAAAATGAGGACAAATCGGCCAACTTTGATTACGAAG TGATCGGTACTCACTTTCGCCAATCATTATCAAGTTGGGGATCTCAAAAATTAATGTCATTGGCTAAACTACGAGATCCAACAACAGGGTTCTTGGTGGATGATAATATCGTTATTAAAGTATTTGTTACCATTATTGGGATTGTTACTGCACAATGA